In Plasmodium relictum strain SGS1 genome assembly, chromosome: 4, a single window of DNA contains:
- a CDS encoding merozoite surface protein 2, putative — protein MNILKVISIANFFLFFSLNFKSYIKDNTNYLNNVLIINRYLSSNTPNATGQAGASETAGTAGTAGTAGTAGTAGTAGTAGEAGKPSSTNVNPAKQGSETACGNKKTSHDASIHQGEDTDNAPGETNLLEEMEEPPHDDTNASINKVFSVLSATAIFVLFLLL, from the coding sequence atgaatatattaaaagtcATATCAATtgcaaatttttttcttttttttagtttgAATTTCAAAAGTTATATTAAAGATAATACGaactatttaaataatgtattaataataaatagatATTTGTCTTCTAATACTCCAAATGCTACTGGGCAAGCAGGAGCATCAGAAACAGCAGGAACAGCAGGAACAGCAGGAACAGCAGGAACAGCAGGAACAGCAGGAACGGCAGGAACAGCAGGAGAAGCAGGTAAACCAAGTAGCACTAACGTAAATCCAGCAAAACAAGGTTCAGAGACTGCATGtggtaataaaaaaacatcaCATGATGCCTCAATTCATCAAGGGGAGGATACAGATAATGCACCTGGGGAAACTAATTTACTAGAAGAAATGGAAGAACCACCACATGATGATACAAATGCTTCAATAAATAAGGTTTTTTCAGTGCTTTCTGCTACTGctatttttgtattatttttactattgtaa